Sequence from the Deltaproteobacteria bacterium genome:
TGTATATTCCTTCTTCCAAACTCCTTTTAGATGGAAGAATATTCTCATCCACATCTATAATAAATACCGTATCAAATTCCAATCCTTTAGCAGAATGTATGGTGGTTAGGTTTACTGCATCTTTCTCATCTCTCAATCTGTTTCTCTTATACCCCAAAAGTGCAATGTTGTTTAAAAAATCCCTTACAGTTAAGCCCTCACCCTCCATAGAACTTATCGCATAGTCAATAAACTCTTTTATATTCCTCTTTCTTTCCTCATCGTCCTTTAACTGTTCTAAATACCCTGTTTGTTTAAATAGTTCTTTAAAGAAATCTCCTGCCTTTCCCTTCTTATGTATCGTCTCCTGCAACTTTTTCATGATATGAGCATAATTTTTCATTTCTTTCTTCCTCTGCCTGCTCGCCGCCTCTATATAGGAAATTTTTTCTTCTCTAACCAACCTTTCTACCTGAAGACATGTCTTTTCTCCGATATGCGGTATGCAGGATGCCGATCGCAAAAAGGAAACACCATCCCCACCGTTGACGAGAATTCTCATAAAACTTAAGATATCCTTTATCTCCTTTCTCTCAAAAAATCCAACCCCTCCCAACAATCTGTAAGGTATTCTCTCTAAGATTAGCTCCCTTTCTAAAAGACGAGAAAGATATTGATTGCGATAGAGCATCGCTGTCTCATTTAAATCCTTTTCTTTTTTGATACAGCTAACAACAAATTTAATCTCTTCCTCGCGACAGAAAAAAATTCTTACATAAGGCATATCACCGCTGTCTTTTTCTGTAAACAATGCCTTTCCTATCCTTTCTTTATTGCAAGAGATGACCTTGTTTGCCAGATTCAATATAGGTTTGGTAGAACGATAATTTCTTTCCAATTTTATTATGTGAGCGGAAAAATCTTCCACAAATCTCTGCATGTTGTCAACTCTGGCACCACGCCAGGAATAGATTGACTGATCTTCGTCTCCCACCACACACACTTTTCCTGTCTTAAGAGAAAGAAACTTTATCAACTCGTATTGAGGAAGGTTTGTGTCGTGAAACTCGTCAACCAGTACATACCTAAATTTATTTTCATATTTTTCTCTTATTTCTGATTTTTGAAACAAGGTAATAACATTTAATAAAAGATCATCAAAATCAAAGGCATAACCCTCTCTCAATCTCTCTTCATACTTTTTATATACCCTTTTTACCAACCTATCGCCTATAGAATCCAAGGACATAAAATTACACTTTGCCTCGGAGATAATATTCAAAAAACGAGAAGGAGAATTCTTTTTTATATCGACATTAAGTTCTTTTAAAATATTTTTTATTAATGTTTTTTGATCACTTCCATCGTAAATAACGAAATCATAAGGAAGCTCAATTTTTAAAATACGGGTACAAATGGAATGAAATGTACCGATAAACATTCCTTTCATGCTTACATTGCAAAATTTCTCTGCTCTACTTTTCATCTCATCAGCCGCTTTATTGGTAAAAGTAAGCATAACAATATCTCGAGGGGTTAGTCCCCTG
This genomic interval carries:
- a CDS encoding UvrD-helicase domain-containing protein, with product MKTNIFDELNDKQKEAVLYMDNPLLILAGAGTGKTKTLVHKLAYLVDRGLTPRDIVMLTFTNKAADEMKSRAEKFCNVSMKGMFIGTFHSICTRILKIELPYDFVIYDGSDQKTLIKNILKELNVDIKKNSPSRFLNIISEAKCNFMSLDSIGDRLVKRVYKKYEERLREGYAFDFDDLLLNVITLFQKSEIREKYENKFRYVLVDEFHDTNLPQYELIKFLSLKTGKVCVVGDEDQSIYSWRGARVDNMQRFVEDFSAHIIKLERNYRSTKPILNLANKVISCNKERIGKALFTEKDSGDMPYVRIFFCREEEIKFVVSCIKKEKDLNETAMLYRNQYLSRLLERELILERIPYRLLGGVGFFERKEIKDILSFMRILVNGGDGVSFLRSASCIPHIGEKTCLQVERLVREEKISYIEAASRQRKKEMKNYAHIMKKLQETIHKKGKAGDFFKELFKQTGYLEQLKDDEERKRNIKEFIDYAISSMEGEGLTVRDFLNNIALLGYKRNRLRDEKDAVNLTTIHSAKGLEFDTVFIIDVDENILPSKRSLEEGIYKSSLEEERRLLYVAITRARKKVFILSGGRPSVFMREIGKRQNIRWL